The following proteins come from a genomic window of Pirellula staleyi DSM 6068:
- a CDS encoding DJ-1/PfpI family protein has translation MAAKRILMLVGDYVEDYEVMVPFQMLLMVGHDVTAVCPGKKPGETVATAIHDFEGEQTYSEKRGHNFRLNGSFDLVDPASFDALVIPGGRAPEYLRLTPRVLEIVRHFADAKKPIAAVCHGAQLLTAAGVVKGKKISAYPACAAEVTLAGGEYIAASGTFDNAVVDGNFVTAPAWPAHPAWIKSLLDVLGTKIEL, from the coding sequence ATGGCGGCTAAGCGAATTTTGATGCTCGTTGGCGACTATGTTGAAGACTACGAAGTGATGGTCCCGTTTCAAATGCTGCTGATGGTGGGGCACGATGTGACCGCTGTTTGCCCTGGAAAAAAGCCGGGTGAAACTGTTGCGACAGCAATCCACGACTTCGAAGGGGAGCAGACCTACAGCGAAAAGCGGGGGCATAACTTTCGACTCAACGGATCGTTCGATTTGGTCGATCCGGCGAGCTTCGATGCCCTGGTAATTCCCGGCGGCCGAGCCCCCGAGTATCTGCGACTCACACCCCGCGTGCTGGAAATTGTGCGGCATTTTGCTGATGCCAAAAAGCCGATTGCGGCTGTTTGCCACGGTGCCCAATTGCTCACGGCAGCAGGTGTTGTGAAGGGGAAAAAGATCAGTGCTTATCCCGCATGTGCTGCAGAGGTGACGCTCGCTGGAGGTGAGTACATTGCAGCCTCCGGAACATTTGATAACGCGGTGGTCGACGGAAATTTCGTCACTGCACCGGCGTGGCCCGCGCACCCAGCCTGGATCAAATCGCTGCTCGATGTTCTCGGAACCAAGATCGAACTGTAG
- a CDS encoding gamma-glutamyl-gamma-aminobutyrate hydrolase family protein, producing the protein MLSQIFRKLPQFARENTSVVQGYHLLLKGTQMPAKPIIAMNADFRATRKEGPALTYIAAGYYDKIIAAGGIPLILPPNDCEADILSVLDLVDGLVLVGGGDLDPRRDGFQLHSSVRPMDSRREDFDRLLVGLAAERRLPIFGIGCGMQLLNLSQGGNLYLHVPEDLPDSIPHRDPQDPEHRHGLQVVMGSLMERVYGDGEIRVNSMHHMAVDEVARGFTVTARCPDGVIEAIESTQEDWFAIGTQFHPESDSASALDVRIFEEFIAGVISHSRSPRLVAQ; encoded by the coding sequence GTGCTCTCGCAGATTTTTCGCAAGTTACCGCAATTTGCCCGCGAGAACACAAGCGTGGTTCAAGGTTACCACCTGCTTCTGAAAGGGACTCAGATGCCTGCCAAGCCAATCATTGCTATGAATGCCGACTTCCGTGCCACACGTAAAGAGGGACCTGCCCTCACGTACATCGCGGCGGGCTACTACGACAAAATCATCGCGGCGGGAGGTATCCCACTGATCCTTCCACCCAACGACTGCGAAGCCGACATTCTCAGCGTGCTCGACCTCGTCGATGGCTTGGTGCTGGTGGGTGGTGGCGATCTCGATCCACGTCGCGACGGTTTTCAGCTTCACTCGAGCGTCCGCCCCATGGACAGCCGACGCGAAGACTTCGATCGCTTGCTCGTAGGGCTGGCTGCTGAACGTCGACTCCCCATCTTTGGCATCGGCTGCGGCATGCAACTGCTGAACCTCTCTCAAGGTGGCAATCTCTACCTGCATGTGCCAGAAGATCTCCCCGACTCGATCCCTCACCGCGATCCGCAAGATCCCGAACATCGCCACGGCCTGCAGGTGGTGATGGGTTCGCTGATGGAACGCGTGTATGGCGATGGCGAAATCCGCGTCAACAGCATGCACCACATGGCAGTGGACGAAGTGGCGCGTGGTTTCACCGTCACTGCTCGTTGCCCCGATGGTGTGATCGAAGCGATCGAAAGCACGCAGGAAGATTGGTTTGCTATCGGCACCCAGTTCCACCCTGAAAGCGATTCGGCATCGGCGCTTGATGTTCGCATTTTCGAAGAATTCATCGCGGGGGTGATCTCGCACTCGCGATCGCCACGCCTAGTTGCCCAGTAA
- a CDS encoding RNase H family protein — MPTRTPHFLLFSRSHSATASSRESGIWEFELRSTDNALATSAADEEPGATGERLELLAIVRGLEALDQPSKVTLVTRSTTVLRGLRYGISQWRENEWEWERFGQMTPVKHRDLWQRIDQAMQIHVVDARPLEPVIDDLSPPLAANRPAIGEESSRQLSTSDGKQWRVDRPHQVASSRNVPAESSENPRIWNWLVASIAQLVPTLGLGAGQ; from the coding sequence ATGCCCACCAGAACACCGCACTTTCTGTTGTTTTCGCGCTCCCATTCCGCCACAGCCTCCAGCCGTGAGTCGGGAATTTGGGAATTTGAGCTTCGCTCGACCGACAACGCCCTCGCGACCTCCGCTGCGGACGAAGAACCGGGTGCTACCGGCGAACGTCTCGAGCTTCTGGCCATAGTTCGAGGCCTCGAGGCGCTCGATCAGCCCTCGAAAGTGACACTGGTCACACGTAGCACCACGGTTTTGCGTGGCCTGCGCTACGGAATTTCGCAGTGGCGCGAGAATGAATGGGAGTGGGAGCGGTTTGGTCAAATGACTCCGGTGAAGCACCGCGATCTGTGGCAGCGGATCGATCAAGCGATGCAGATTCACGTGGTAGATGCCCGCCCCCTCGAGCCGGTGATCGACGATCTGTCGCCACCGCTAGCAGCGAATCGGCCAGCCATCGGCGAAGAGTCGTCGCGCCAACTATCCACCAGCGACGGCAAGCAATGGCGTGTGGATCGCCCTCACCAGGTGGCTTCGAGCCGCAACGTGCCTGCAGAAAGTTCGGAAAATCCGAGAATTTGGAATTGGCTAGTGGCGTCGATCGCGCAGCTGGTTCCCACTCTTGGGCTGGGAGCGGGCCAGTAG